The Desmonostoc muscorum LEGE 12446 genome includes a region encoding these proteins:
- a CDS encoding sugar transferase: MSTQSTEVGFLVTSINDTAIVQVSPRFSLLEAVGFKQTCQSLIQANSHLKQIIIDFHQTTFMDSSGLGALVSNFKYAEAKGIALKLQNVTPQVMAVLKLTGLDQVFSLQSVDNGSVTTQQDLTNNQKAGYRQVEQLPATHPSVTSWMKRFIDIVGSLIGLAITGVLFIPIAIAIQIDDPGPIFFSQTRCGWMGKRFKIWKFRSMCVDAEAKKYLVENQAKGAFFKNKNDPRITKVGRFLRRTSLDELPQFWNILKGEMSLVGTRPPTPDEVERYEVPQWQRLNVKPGMTGEWQVNGRSTVLNFEDVIRLDLKYQKNWSLLYDFKLIFKTVAILFNRNSGAV; the protein is encoded by the coding sequence ATGAGTACCCAATCCACTGAAGTAGGTTTTTTAGTCACTTCTATAAACGATACAGCCATCGTGCAAGTGTCTCCGAGGTTTAGCTTATTGGAAGCTGTAGGCTTTAAGCAAACTTGCCAAAGCTTAATTCAAGCTAATTCACATCTCAAGCAAATCATCATTGACTTTCACCAAACTACTTTTATGGATAGTAGTGGTTTAGGTGCATTAGTCAGTAATTTTAAATACGCCGAGGCTAAAGGAATTGCATTAAAACTCCAAAATGTGACACCTCAGGTCATGGCAGTCCTAAAGCTCACGGGATTGGATCAGGTTTTTAGCTTACAGTCTGTTGACAATGGTTCAGTAACAACACAACAAGACTTAACAAATAATCAGAAAGCAGGTTATCGTCAAGTAGAGCAATTACCTGCTACTCATCCTTCTGTGACATCTTGGATGAAACGGTTCATAGATATTGTGGGATCGCTAATAGGTTTAGCAATTACAGGAGTTTTGTTTATTCCCATTGCGATCGCTATTCAAATCGACGATCCAGGGCCTATCTTCTTTTCTCAAACCCGCTGTGGTTGGATGGGAAAGCGGTTTAAGATTTGGAAATTTCGCTCCATGTGTGTGGATGCAGAAGCGAAGAAATACCTAGTAGAAAACCAAGCCAAAGGTGCTTTCTTTAAAAATAAAAACGATCCCAGAATTACCAAAGTAGGGCGCTTTTTACGGCGAACAAGTTTAGATGAACTACCACAATTCTGGAACATCCTCAAAGGAGAGATGAGTTTAGTAGGCACTAGACCACCTACACCTGATGAAGTAGAACGCTACGAAGTACCACAGTGGCAACGCTTGAACGTTAAACCAGGTATGACTGGCGAATGGCAAGTAAATGGACGTTCCACAGTACTTAATTTTGAAGATGTAATTCGTCTAGATTTGAAGTATCAAAAAAACTGGAGTCTACTATACGACTTCAAGCTAATTTTTAAAACCGTAGCTATCTTGTTTAATAGAAACAGTGGTGCTGTCTAG
- a CDS encoding Rid family detoxifying hydrolase: MDAEKLLKQYAQGQRKFDSVNLRGVNLKGANLSGIDLTSADLTGADLNNANLSKACLKNTNFTRVSLTSANLSGLVESSSLNLSWADLDNANLSDATLNSANLTEASLKKTNLVRANLSGANLTGVNLFEADLSQANLIHVKLKDTNLHGTKIRGINLSQKDLSGMNLAEADLGAANLRGVNLRKACLKETNLERADLQQADLMKANLNGANLRRADLTGANIYGATFEDADLTGAIMPDGEVYKPIASQIEIDKQVASLEKVISMTRKVIRTDNAPAPVGPYNQAIAASGQFVFVAGQIAIDPRLGDVVYTDDVKKQTEQVMANLEAILTAAGATFEDVVKTSVFLADMNDFAAVNAVYAKYFPENTAPARACVQVSRLPKDVLVEIEAIAVISG; this comes from the coding sequence ATGGATGCTGAAAAACTTTTGAAACAATATGCACAAGGTCAACGAAAGTTTGATTCAGTAAATCTCAGAGGAGTAAACCTCAAAGGTGCAAATCTGAGTGGAATAGACCTGACAAGTGCAGATTTGACCGGAGCAGATTTAAATAATGCCAACCTCAGTAAGGCATGTCTTAAAAACACAAATTTCACCAGGGTATCTCTGACAAGCGCAAACTTAAGTGGTTTGGTGGAAAGTTCTAGTTTAAATTTGAGTTGGGCAGACCTAGATAATGCCAATTTGAGTGATGCTACGCTAAATTCTGCCAATCTAACTGAAGCTTCCTTGAAAAAAACAAATCTCGTGAGAGCTAACCTTAGCGGTGCAAATTTAACTGGGGTTAACTTGTTTGAAGCTGATTTGAGTCAAGCAAACCTAATTCATGTAAAACTCAAAGATACCAATTTGCACGGAACCAAGATTCGGGGTATTAATTTATCTCAAAAGGATTTGTCTGGTATGAATCTGGCTGAAGCTGATTTAGGTGCAGCAAATCTCAGAGGCGTAAATTTGAGAAAAGCCTGTTTAAAAGAGACAAATTTAGAGAGAGCGGATTTGCAACAAGCTGATTTAATGAAAGCAAATCTGAACGGAGCAAACTTGAGAAGGGCTGATTTAACTGGCGCAAATATCTATGGGGCAACCTTTGAAGATGCTGACCTAACTGGTGCGATAATGCCTGATGGAGAGGTTTATAAACCGATCGCCTCCCAAATAGAAATCGATAAACAGGTAGCATCGTTAGAGAAAGTGATATCTATGACTCGTAAAGTAATTCGTACTGATAACGCACCCGCACCAGTCGGACCCTATAATCAAGCGATCGCCGCTTCTGGTCAATTTGTATTCGTGGCTGGACAAATTGCCATCGATCCCCGCCTTGGTGATGTGGTCTACACTGATGATGTCAAAAAGCAAACTGAGCAAGTAATGGCTAATCTTGAAGCCATCCTCACAGCTGCGGGTGCGACTTTTGAAGATGTGGTGAAAACCAGTGTTTTTCTCGCTGATATGAATGATTTCGCGGCAGTGAATGCTGTTTATGCTAAATATTTCCCGGAAAATACAGCCCCAGCACGTGCTTGTGTCCAGGTATCGCGGTTACCTAAGGATGTGTTGGTAGAGATTGAGGCGATCGCTGTGATTAGCGGCTAG
- a CDS encoding NUDIX domain-containing protein gives MSYRNPAPTVDIIIELVDRPHRPIVLIERHNSPLGWAIPGGFVDYGEAVEVAARREAEEETGLQVELIEQLLVYSDPNRDPRQHTISIVFLATATGEPVAGDDAKGVGIFESWRVPSNLCFDHDRILQDYWRYRHYGIRPRLG, from the coding sequence ATGTCTTACCGAAACCCTGCACCGACAGTTGATATCATCATTGAACTAGTAGATCGACCTCATCGGCCAATAGTGTTAATTGAAAGACATAATTCACCCTTAGGTTGGGCTATTCCTGGCGGTTTTGTGGATTATGGGGAAGCCGTGGAAGTGGCGGCACGGCGGGAAGCTGAGGAAGAAACGGGTTTGCAGGTGGAATTAATTGAACAATTACTGGTGTATTCTGACCCCAATCGCGATCCGCGTCAGCATACCATTAGCATTGTGTTTTTGGCGACGGCGACGGGGGAACCTGTGGCTGGAGATGATGCTAAGGGTGTAGGAATTTTTGAGTCTTGGCGTGTGCCGAGTAATTTATGTTTTGACCACGATCGCATTTTGCAGGATTATTGGCGATATCGGCATTATGGGATACGTCCGAGGTTGGGGTAA